The Euphorbia lathyris chromosome 3, ddEupLath1.1, whole genome shotgun sequence genome contains a region encoding:
- the LOC136222421 gene encoding cation/H(+) antiporter 4-like, with product MLSTASVAVVATVKICYNLTESVNSHGILNSMANPDSHYLSYPLPLLELQMVLILTVSHAFRFLLSRVGLSSTFTCSILTGILLGPTFLGQHEFMQVYVFPRSSQLTVQVLSLMGIQMFFFLTAVKMEIEVLRKVGRKEISLGISSVAVPFLIGVAYKSFVNPDYETGEDKIVIKEQSLTHFPVIAFLVSQLKISNSEIGRLVLSSALVADIFSFSSTITACLADKRTKGCNVRDISGIVLVVAFAAFAVRPALVWMIRKTPRGKPVNAFTSCIISALFVSLGFYYLYFPQVAAVSPFIFGFAVPSGPPIGSALVNKFEALTLGVLLPIHIATAVMRADFDQIVPGLGENLWYFISILIFLFAVKWIACVIPPLLYKMPLKQCFAVAFIMSCKGLIELASYAMLKDAQLVSVPVYSLLVLSILFSSTISRVLAKHLYRPSRKYEGFQSRNMESSKPETKLGILACIHEPEDTASIFRVIDTIHPTKENPIGIYVLHLIELLGRSTPVFISHEKNKSASQYEYSQNVLVHFDQYEQNNLDVISVDAFTAISPASLMDEDVCSVALDNNASLILIPLHRMWSSAKTFDPACTSLKNLTVKVFQKAPCSVGIFLDRSRLGIQPMQATKGPFRSMCLIFLSGNDDREALCIAMRMTRSCSETRLTVLHIVHDEEDIDWTESAEKVLDDRALKKLSKTSASNARIEYRREVVKDGAGTALVVHSMANDFDLFVVGRRYGVECPQTMGLSDWGQFPEIGDIGDLLASKDLKTGASVLVVQQQIKDGPDIVD from the exons ATGTTGTCGACAGCATCTGTTGCTGTTGTTGCAACAGTAAAAATATGCTATAATTTAACAGAATCTGTGAATTCTCATGGGATCTTGAACAGCATGGCGAATCCAGATTCACATTATCTAAGCTACCCTTTGCCGCTTCTTGAGTTGCAGATGGTTCTAATTCTTACAGTCAGCCATGCATTTCGTTTCCTCCTCAGTCGTGTAGGATTAAGCAGCACGTTCACCTGCTCCATCCTG ACTGGAATTCTCCTTGGTCCTACGTTTCTCGGGCAACATGAGTTCATGCAAGTATACGTATTTCCGCGATCAAGCCAGCTTACAGTTCAAGTATTGTCATTGATGGGGATTCAAATGTTTTTTTTCCTGACAGCAGTGAAGATGGAAATAGAAGTACTACGAAAAGTAGGAAGAAAGGAAATTTCCCTCGGAATATCGTCGGTAGCTGTCCCATTTTTAATTGGTGTTGCTTACAAAAGTTTTGTAAACCCGGACTATGAAACGGGGGAAGATAAGATTGTTATAAAAGAGCAATCGCTTACACATTTCCCAGTCATTGCCTTCCTAGTGAGTCAGTTGAAAATCTCAAATTCAGAAATCGGACGACTAGTTCTTTCGTCGGCATTGGTCGCCGATATTTTCAGCTTCAGTTCAACCATCACTGCATGCCTCGCCGACAAACGGACTAAAGGATGCAACGTAAGAGATATTTCAGGGATTGTTTTAGTTGTTGCTTTTGCTGCATTCGCTGTTCGTCCTGCTTTGGTTTGGATGATTCGAAAAACTCCTCGAGGGAAACCCGTTAATGCCTTCACCAGTTGTATAATTTCCGCATTGTTCGTTTCACTTGGATTCTATTACCTTTACTTCCCTCAAGTTGCGGCAGTTTCTCCATTTATCTTCGGCTTTGCTGTTCCGTCGGGACCGCCGATAGGGTCTGCTTTGGTTAATAAGTTTGAAGCTCTTACACTTGGGGTTCTTTTACCAATTCATATTGCTACTGCTGTAATGAGAGCCGATTTTGATCAGATTGTGCCTGGATTAGGGGAAAATTTATGGTACTTCATCAGTATCTTGATTTTTCTGTTTGCAGTCAAATGGATAGCCTGTGTTATCCCTCCATTGCTCTACAAGATGCCACTAAAACAGTGTTTTGCAGTTGCTTTCATCATGAGTTGTAAAGGTCTTATTGAGCTCGCTTCTTACGCTATGCTGAAAGATGCTCAG TTGGTTTCGGTTCCGGTTTACTCTCTTCTTGTATTATCTATACTCTTTAGCTCAACCATTTCTCGAGTTCTTGCCAAACACTTATACCGCCCTTCAAGAAAATATGAAGGTTTCCAATCAAGAAACATGGAAAGCTCGAAACCTGAAACGAAGCTTGGAATTCTCGCATGTATTCACGAACCAGAAGATACAGCTTCAATTTTCAGAGTGATTGATACAATTCAccctactaaagaaaaccccatCGGCATTTATGTCCTTCACCTAATTGAGCTCCTCGGCCGATCCACCCCAGTGTTCATCTCACACGAGAAGAACAAGTCGGCTTCTCAGTACGAGTACTCACAAAACGTCCTAGTCCATTTCGACCAGTATGAACAGAACAATCTTGATGTTATATCTGTTGATGCCTTCACTGCAATATCTCCAGCAAGCCTAATGGACGAGGATGTTTGTTCAGTCGCTCTTGATAATAATGCATCTCTCATTCTAATTCCTCTTCACAGAATGTGGTCCAGCGCGAAAACATTCGATCCGGCGTGCACGAGTTTGAAGAATTTGACCGTCAAAGTGTTTCAAAAAGCACCTTGCTCGGTCGGGATCTTTTTAGATCGGAGCAGACTCGGTATCCAACCAATGCAAGCAACCAAAGGGCCATTCCGGTCAATGTGTTTGATCTTCCTCAGCGGAAATGATGACCGAGAGGCCTTATGTATAGCAATGAGAATGACTAGATCATGCTCGGAAACACGATTAACAGTCCTCCATATTGTTCATGACGAGGAGGATATTGACTGGACTGAATCGGCGGAGAAAGTGCTCGACGACCGGGCGTTGAAGAAATTAAGCAAAACAAGTGCTTCAAATGCGAGGATAGAGTATAGAAGAGAAGTGGTGAAAGATGGAGCAGGAACAGCATTGGTTGTTCATTCCATGGCAAATGATTTTGATCTCTTTGTAGTAGGAAGAAGATATGGTGTTGAATGTCCTCAAACTATGGGCTTGTCGGACTGGGGTCAATTTCCGGAGATCGGAGACATCGGAGACTTGCTTGCCTCTAAGGATCTCAAAACAGGAGCTTCTGTTTTGGTAGTGCAACAACAAATAAAAGATGGACCAGATATTGTAGATTAA